The Cytophagia bacterium CHB2 genomic sequence GATGTCGCAGCAGGCGCGCGATGGGCCATTCGCGCTCAACTTCGCGGAACATGGCCACCATTTTTGGCGAGGAGACCACCACCGCCTCGGCGCCGGCCTGGCGTAAGCGATGGCTGTCTTTGCCGGGTTTGTCAAATTCGTGGTGATGGCTCGTGTGCTTGATCACCGCCAAACGAATCCCGCGTTTGCGCAGCGCCGGTATGAGTTTTTCGATCAAGGTGGTTTTGCCGGCGCCGGAATAGCCCACGATCGTGAGTACAACAGGCGATTGAGACATTTTGATGAGACTTTGTTGAATTTTATTCGAAAAGGTATTTTTAAGCTGTTTAACACTTGTGCGCTGCCAGCCCGCGGCGCTTTTGGACTGGCAGCGCGCAGGATGTTTTGCTCAAAAGTGCAACACCGACTTCACATAAAAATTCCGCCCCGGTTGCGGAATATCGTTGCGATCGAGATGCTCGTGATAAAACACGTCAGTCAAATTCTCGATGCCGGATTGCAACTGCAACGAATTGCCCAGACGAACGCCGCCGCGCAGATGATAAACCGTGAAGCCCGGCGTTTCATTCTCACCGGCAAATGGCGCGATCTTATCCTGGCGGCGCGCGGCGCGCGTTTCGCATTGCAGCCAAAACAAATTGCCGGGAGACACATAACGCAAGCCCGTCAGAGTCGAGAGCGGCGGAATCTCGGGCAGCGGCGCCTCGCGCTCGAGATCACGGCCTTCGGCAAACGAAAGATTGCTGAACAACGTTAAATGCGCCGGCAGTTGCCAATTCAAATCCACATCAACCCCGGAGATGCGTGCGCTGCCGAGGTTGGTATAAATCTTCACGCCGCGCGCGCCCATACTTTGCGGCGACAAACCCTCTCGCACGTCGCCGGTGATATAATCCTGCAAACGATTGTAGTACGGCTGCACGCGTAGTTGAATTTTTTCGGCTTGATAATGCAGCGCAAGATCAACCGCAACATTCTTTTCAGCTTTCAGCCGCGGATCGCCGATATAATCATACGAATCGAATTGGTTGATGGTATACCAGCCGTAGCGTTCTTTGTGGCCGGCCGGACGAACGCCGCGGCCGAGAGAAAGCGTCATCGTCCAATGCGGCTTCGCATGATACTTGAGCCGAACATTGGCATCGATATCGGTTTCCGCCAGATCCGCGTTGGAGAATTGGTGAAATGCGAGAAACTGTGGCGACAGCGCCGCCGCGCGCGATTCGACATTGGCCACGCGCGCGCCCGCGGTGATGCGCCACGCCGCGTTGAAATCATGGCCCAATTCCGCAAATGCCGCTGCGCTGTTCATGGTGACGTCCGGCCACATCAGGCTCGACATGCGCATACCGGTTGACTTGGTGAGCATGTCGCGCCGCGCCGTGGCAAAAACCCGCCAGATATTGAGTCCAACTTTGAAGTCGCTTTGGGCAAATCGCCATTCCGCCGCAACATCTCCGCCGGTGGTTTCAGTTTCGCCCAACACCGTCATTTCGCGCATCATTGCCGCGGGCCGATTCAAATTATCCATCACGTGTGAAATGTTGTTGTGATAGACTTTGAGATAAAATTGCGCAACAGCCAGCGGCCCGTTGCTGGCGATGTAATCGAATCCATACAGCCGCGCTTTGTGATCGCGCGTGTCCATCGGCAGAGCCGGATAACCGGTATCTTCGCCGTCGCTGCGGTAATGCGCCAGCCGCAGTTCATGATGCTTGGCCAGGCGAACTCCCAGCATGGCGTCGAGGTGACGATTTTCAAACGCGGAGTAAGGCACTTCGCTGCGCGAGGATTGGTAATTGTCGCCGACATGCCGGCTAAATTGCACCTGCGCTCCCAAGCGCGTTGTGCTCATGCCGAGCCGCAGATGTTCTTTATCGCCTGCGGTCACGCTGTTGTAACTCACCCCGGCCACACCGGTTAGGCGAAGCGCGTTCTGATCTTGATACACCGGGCGCAGCTTGGCAAAGTCGATACGGCCGCCGAGGCGCGCTCCGAGTCCCGCAACTTCGAATGGGCCTTTGGTGATAGTCATCGCGTCCAACTCCGCCATATCCACATATGCGGTTGCCGGGTCCATGCGGCCATGACACGCGGGTTCAACTTTGATGCCGTCAATGGTCACATTGATTTGTTCCTCTTTCATCCCGCGAATGACGGGGTCAAAGGCGACAAAAGCGCGCGCCACGGCTTGCACCCCGGGGAGATCACGCAGAATTCTTCCGCCGCCGCCAGGATTGCTGCGCAACGCATTCTGCAAATAAGCCTCGTTACTGCGTTCCGCCAGCACGACGACTTCATTCACGACGCGCAGCGCAGTCTGAACAAGCGCAATCTCAACATTCTCCCAGCCCGCCTGCGCGCGCTTGAGGGATTTAGTAGCTTCAGCGTATCCCATGTGCTTGATCACCAACACGATCACTTCTTTCGCAGGCACGTTTGAAATGATGAAATGGCCATTCTCATCTGTGGCGGCGCCGCGCAGCGTGCCTTGTATCAGCACATTGGCGTTGGCAATGCCTTCCTGCGTGCGGTGATCGATCACGCGGCCGCGAATCTGGTTCGCCTCTTGAGCGAATCCGGGCAGTGTGGCCAACAAAAGGGAAACCAGAATTAGCAATCGAAAAAAATGCATAGATGACATCTTTTATTCTCCGGCAATGGAGGTTCTGCTTGGTTATTGCGGAAAGCCGTGTGCACAAACAGGCGTACCTCTCTCGCGGCGCATCGCCTCATCAAATTCGGCACGCGCATGCGGCTTTCGCAGGTTTGATTTTGAATTCAGAAAGTCAGCAAATGCCGGAGAGCAAGCGCGGCGGCGGCGAATCTGGAGGCGCAAACCAAGACGAGGGCGACTGTTGTTGCACAAGCTTCAAAACCATAAGTACATCAAGAAAAACGGGGACAGAGTGCTTTCTCTGGAGATAATCACGCATCGTTGTAACAGGGAGAATACTCGGCGCTGCCGGAACAGCAAGCGGGCTGAGTTGTTGGCAGAAGGCGGCTGTGTTCGCGCTGGGCTTGCCGCAACAATCACTCTGACAGCGGCATACCACGCCGTTCAATTCGCAGGCGCATTGATGCTGTGAGGCGGCGGAAGCAAGGGAAACGGCCGCCAAGCGCGTATGCTCTGCTTGGAGCAAGATCGCGCTCAAGGGAAGATCGCATACCGAGGCCGAAAAGGCCACAAGGGTGATGAGCTTCCAAATTCCGCGCCGCGTGACAGCCATCATTTTTAAAACCGATTTCATATGGCGCAAGATCTTTTGCGATCAATACAAAATTCAAACTTCGAACAGAATAACGCGCAATGTTAGCATGAGAAAATCAATGAAACAAAGCTTTTTTCTGGGTTATCTGCTCTCTGCATGTTGGATGCGCTGTTGCTTCAAGGCAAAGTGACGCGGCTTTCATACAAATCCGCGCACTGCCGGCAAATGAGCTGCGCCGGATTCCAGGCCGGGTAATCCTGTTGAATTTTCGCATGCAACTCACGAGTAAGCGCGCCGGGGCTGATCAACTGAAACGTCGGGAAATGGCAAATGGCGCAGCGGCCTTGAGAAGTCGCAGCTCTTTTCTCGCCTGCCAGCCAATGTTCCGGATGCCGCGCAAACGCAACGAGTTCTTGATGCGTATGCGAATTGTGATCGAAGAAATGCGCGAATGCCCTCATCAATTTTTCTTCTTCACCTTGAAAAGTACGTTTGAAATTCGCGAAATGCTTAGCGCGCGCCGCCACTGGTAGCCAGCCGCGTTGCTGCAAGCGGCCATCGATGGTAATATCCCACAACACACGGTAGCGTCCCTGCAAGAAATGATCATACGCCGGGCCGGCCTCTGATTTTGGAAAATGGGGATCATAGCCGAAATGCGGATCGAGCATATCGACGAGGTGCAGGAACTCGTGGCGTAAAAATTCACGCAATGTTTCAGATCGCGCCGCCAGCTCGGGCGTGAGTTGCACGACGATGGTACGGTGCGCGCGCGCTGCCAAACCGGCTTCAGTTGCAGCGATATATAATTCTGCGCCGATGTGCTTTTTCGCCTGCGCCCGCATCAAGATACAGCGGTGAGTCGCCTCCGTCAGCATCGGCCACAAGTCGAAAACGTGCTGCAGCGGAGCGAGCAACCCGAGACGATTGAACCAGGACGCAAAGAAATTCCGGAACGCCGCTTCACGCGCTTCGCCCACGGTGTTTTCATAAAGCTGATCACGCTCGCGCCAAAAGTTGCCGGCCTCAGCATGATCGGCCATCACACGCGCCACCGCATCCTCGATCAGTTGCGGCTGTAATTCAATGCGAAAATCGGGATTCATGTCATTCGAGTTTTTAACAGCATCGGCCAGAACAAGCAGGCAAAATAATTTTTCGGCAGAATGATTACAAAATTACCTGCCGAAAAATCATTCTGCCATTTAAAAGCTGCGTTTTTTCCGCAAAGATCGAACTTGGTAGAGACTAATTCGCAGTCATCGTTGCCGCCGCTTTTCTGGAAATTTGAATCAACTCTTCACCGGAGCCGCAGGTGAAGGCCTCCTCCATCCATTCGGTCGGGCGCAGCCGCATCAGCTCTGAGCCGAGCGGTACGTTGCTGCGCGTGCACTCAAAGCGGGCAAACTCGTGGCACAGATCGCCGAGACCGCCATAAAAACCTTCCGCATCTTCCCGCTTCAACATTTTCACAAAGG encodes the following:
- a CDS encoding TonB-dependent receptor encodes the protein MSSMHFFRLLILVSLLLATLPGFAQEANQIRGRVIDHRTQEGIANANVLIQGTLRGAATDENGHFIISNVPAKEVIVLVIKHMGYAEATKSLKRAQAGWENVEIALVQTALRVVNEVVVLAERSNEAYLQNALRSNPGGGGRILRDLPGVQAVARAFVAFDPVIRGMKEEQINVTIDGIKVEPACHGRMDPATAYVDMAELDAMTITKGPFEVAGLGARLGGRIDFAKLRPVYQDQNALRLTGVAGVSYNSVTAGDKEHLRLGMSTTRLGAQVQFSRHVGDNYQSSRSEVPYSAFENRHLDAMLGVRLAKHHELRLAHYRSDGEDTGYPALPMDTRDHKARLYGFDYIASNGPLAVAQFYLKVYHNNISHVMDNLNRPAAMMREMTVLGETETTGGDVAAEWRFAQSDFKVGLNIWRVFATARRDMLTKSTGMRMSSLMWPDVTMNSAAAFAELGHDFNAAWRITAGARVANVESRAAALSPQFLAFHQFSNADLAETDIDANVRLKYHAKPHWTMTLSLGRGVRPAGHKERYGWYTINQFDSYDYIGDPRLKAEKNVAVDLALHYQAEKIQLRVQPYYNRLQDYITGDVREGLSPQSMGARGVKIYTNLGSARISGVDVDLNWQLPAHLTLFSNLSFAEGRDLEREAPLPEIPPLSTLTGLRYVSPGNLFWLQCETRAARRQDKIAPFAGENETPGFTVYHLRGGVRLGNSLQLQSGIENLTDVFYHEHLDRNDIPQPGRNFYVKSVLHF